In Nitrospirota bacterium, the genomic stretch ATACCTGAATGAATGGAAGATGCATGTCGCGGGCGAGTCACTTGCGAAGGTATTTAAGGAGTTTTAGTCAGTGTCTGTTTATAAACCCTGCTTTTTATCCGTCATTCCCGAAGTCCTTAATCGGGAATCCAGAGTTTCCAATATGTTCTGGATCCCCGTTTTCACGGGGATGACAAACAAGAGACATTTATAAACAGACTCTAACTCGTCCTGTACCAGATATTGCATGAGCCTTCCTGTGACACCATGCATGGTCCTGTAGGACTTTGCGGAGTGCATGCCTTTTTAAATAGTTTACATTTAGAAGGATAGGCTTTGCCGAGTATCACATCTCCGCAGATGCATCCCGGTATCTTTGCTTCCTTGACCTCTTTAAGTTCAAAAACCTTTCTCGCATCTTTTGCTGAATATGCACTCTTCAACTCAAGCCCTGAATCAGGAATGTAACCTATGCCCCTCCAGTTCACGCTTGAGACATCGAAATATTTATGCATTATCCTCTGCGCCTGCGTGTTGCCTCCCGGCTTTACAACGCTGCTATAGACATTAGTTGTCCTGGCAACGCCGTCTTTAAGCTGTCTCAGTATATCAGCAATGCCTAACAAAAGGTTCTCTGCTTCAAAGCCTGCTACAACCGTAGGGATTCCATATTTTGAAGAAAATACATTCCACGCATTTGAACCGACTATGGCAGAGACATGACCCGGAGCGATGAAACCGTCTATGCCGATATCCGCATCTTTCACAAGTATCTCCATTATCGCAGGGGTCAGCCTGTGTGAGCTTAAGATATAAAGGTTATCAGGTATGCCCATTTCAAGTATCGCAGCAGTCGGCGCGGTTGTCGTCTCAAAGCCTATTGAGAAGAAGACGATCTTTTTGTCAGCATGATTCTTCGCGATAGTAATAGCTTCAAAAGGCGAGGTGATCATCCTGTAGTTCTTTCCCATGCTTCTTATCGACCCGATCTTTGACGGAACCCTCAGCATGTCGCCGTAGGTCACGAGAATAACATCATCTCTTTTTGAAAGGTTTACAGCATTGATAATATCGCTCTCAGGGCAGACGCATACAGGACAACCGGGGCCGGGAATAAGTTCAAGGTTTTGAGGCATCAAACTCCTCATGCCTGAAAATGCTATGGTGTGTTCATGCGAGCCGCAGACATTCATTATCTTAATCTTGCGGTCTTTGGGAACGAGTGAGTGGATGTGTTTGATTATGTCTTGAGTTAT encodes the following:
- the hypD gene encoding hydrogenase formation protein HypD, which translates into the protein MSITQDIIKHIHSLVPKDRKIKIMNVCGSHEHTIAFSGMRSLMPQNLELIPGPGCPVCVCPESDIINAVNLSKRDDVILVTYGDMLRVPSKIGSIRSMGKNYRMITSPFEAITIAKNHADKKIVFFSIGFETTTAPTAAILEMGIPDNLYILSSHRLTPAIMEILVKDADIGIDGFIAPGHVSAIVGSNAWNVFSSKYGIPTVVAGFEAENLLLGIADILRQLKDGVARTTNVYSSVVKPGGNTQAQRIMHKYFDVSSVNWRGIGYIPDSGLELKSAYSAKDARKVFELKEVKEAKIPGCICGDVILGKAYPSKCKLFKKACTPQSPTGPCMVSQEGSCNIWYRTS